Proteins encoded within one genomic window of Acidovorax sp. 107:
- a CDS encoding NUDIX hydrolase: protein MPHRWKPNVTVAALIERDGRFLLVEEETTDGLKLNNPAGHLDPGESPIQACAREVLEETAHDFEPTALIGVYLNRFTKTRTGDDTTYLRFAFAGKLGTHHDWRTLDTGIVRTLWLTVDEIRACPERHRSPLLLRCLEDYLAGQRFPLTLVHTDISVTEPAAQ, encoded by the coding sequence ATGCCCCACCGCTGGAAACCCAACGTCACCGTGGCCGCCCTCATCGAGCGCGATGGCCGCTTTCTGCTGGTCGAGGAAGAAACCACTGACGGCCTCAAGCTCAACAACCCTGCCGGTCACCTGGACCCGGGCGAGTCGCCCATCCAGGCCTGCGCGCGCGAGGTGCTGGAAGAGACCGCCCACGACTTTGAGCCCACGGCGCTGATCGGCGTGTACCTCAACCGCTTCACCAAGACGCGCACGGGTGACGACACCACCTACCTGCGTTTTGCGTTCGCGGGCAAGCTGGGCACGCACCATGACTGGCGCACGCTCGACACCGGCATCGTGCGCACGCTGTGGCTCACGGTCGACGAGATCCGCGCCTGCCCTGAACGGCACCGCAGCCCGCTGCTGCTGCGCTGCCTGGAGGACTACCTGGCGGGCCAGCGTTTTCCGCTGACGCTGGTGCACACCGATATTTCGGTCACCGAGCCCGCTGCGCAATAG
- a CDS encoding LysR substrate-binding domain-containing protein, protein MELRQLRYFVRVVEQGSMSRAALDLDVVQSALSQQITRLESELATRLLQRTPRGVTPTEAGLAFFREAQLTLRHADQAVRAAQQARLSGTVTVGLAPTTSGVLGLPLMQAMRTRYPDVRLHMVESMSGHLTAMLHARELDLAVLFDTRLHQAQQASGARRWDMAPLLEEDLFLICARDRGEGPGNPHGRQLPETITVAELVQEPLILPTGPHGLRSTLDTAFARDRVAPHVVLEVDSLAMVMAAVDAGLGSTVQPWAAMGRYPDAAERFQCARLTNAPARRVNLLCSLPDEELSPAALAARVVLTDCVRELVTTGQWFGTTWIGGQGACA, encoded by the coding sequence ATGGAACTGAGACAACTGCGCTATTTCGTGCGTGTGGTGGAGCAGGGCTCCATGAGCCGCGCTGCGCTGGACCTGGACGTGGTGCAGTCTGCGCTCAGCCAGCAGATCACCCGGCTGGAGAGCGAGCTGGCCACGCGGCTGCTGCAGCGCACGCCGCGCGGCGTCACGCCCACCGAGGCGGGGCTGGCGTTCTTTCGCGAGGCGCAGCTCACCCTGCGCCATGCCGACCAGGCTGTGCGCGCGGCGCAGCAGGCGCGGCTGTCGGGCACCGTCACCGTGGGCCTGGCGCCCACCACCTCGGGCGTGCTGGGCCTGCCGCTGATGCAGGCCATGCGCACACGCTACCCCGACGTGCGGCTGCACATGGTGGAGAGCATGTCGGGCCACCTCACGGCCATGCTGCATGCGCGCGAGCTGGACCTGGCCGTGTTGTTCGACACCCGCCTGCACCAGGCGCAGCAGGCCAGCGGCGCGCGCCGCTGGGACATGGCACCGCTGCTGGAGGAGGACCTGTTCCTCATCTGCGCCCGTGACCGAGGGGAGGGCCCAGGCAACCCCCATGGCCGGCAGCTGCCGGAAACCATCACCGTCGCCGAGCTGGTGCAAGAGCCGCTGATCCTGCCCACCGGCCCACACGGCCTGCGCAGCACGCTGGACACCGCCTTTGCCCGTGACCGCGTGGCGCCGCACGTGGTGCTGGAGGTGGACTCGCTTGCCATGGTGATGGCCGCCGTGGACGCCGGCCTGGGCTCCACCGTGCAGCCCTGGGCCGCCATGGGCCGCTACCCCGACGCGGCGGAGCGCTTTCAGTGCGCACGCCTCACCAACGCGCCCGCGCGCCGCGTCAACCTGCTGTGCAGCCTGCCCGACGAAGAGCTCTCGCCCGCCGCGCTGGCCGCGCGCGTGGTGCTGACGGACTGTGTGCGTGAACTGGTGACGACTGGCCAGTGGTTTGGCACGACATGGATCGGTGGGCAGGGCGCCTGCGCCTGA
- the tcuA gene encoding FAD-dependent tricarballylate dehydrogenase TcuA, which translates to MSGDAVVDVLVIGGGNAALCATLMAREAGASVLLLESAPRAWRGGNSAHTRNLRCMHDAPQDVLVDAYPEEEFWQDLLKVTGGLTNEHLARLVIRESSTCRPWMRRHGVHFQPALAGTLHVARTNAFFMGGGKALVNAYYRSAEQLGVQVRYEAPVERIEMDGRRFVAAHLASGERIAAKSCVLAAGGFESNREWLREAWGQNERGEWPADNFLIRGTAYNKGVLLKHLLDDHGADRIGDPTQAHMVAIDARAPLYDGGICTRIDCVSLGVVVNRHGERFYDEGEDFWPKRYAIWGRLVAQQPGQIGYSIIDSKAIGRFMPPVFPGVKADTLPELAQKLGLPVDTFTHTLDAYNAACRVGRFDHTTLDDCHTEGVAPAKTHWARPIDTGPFYGYALKPGVTFTYLGLHTDDTAAVRFNNQPSPNLFVAGEMMAGNVLGKGYTAGVGMSIGTAFGRIAGTQAALASKRPVALVENASNATKQGANHANA; encoded by the coding sequence ATGAGCGGCGATGCTGTGGTCGATGTGCTGGTCATCGGCGGCGGCAATGCCGCCCTGTGCGCCACCCTAATGGCACGCGAGGCGGGCGCCAGCGTGCTGCTGCTCGAATCGGCCCCACGCGCCTGGCGCGGCGGCAATTCCGCCCACACGCGCAACCTGCGCTGCATGCACGATGCGCCGCAGGACGTGCTGGTCGATGCCTACCCCGAAGAAGAATTCTGGCAGGACCTGCTCAAGGTGACGGGCGGCCTCACCAACGAGCACCTGGCGCGCCTGGTGATCCGCGAGTCGAGCACCTGCCGGCCCTGGATGCGCCGCCACGGCGTGCACTTTCAGCCCGCGCTGGCGGGCACGCTGCACGTGGCACGCACCAACGCGTTCTTCATGGGTGGCGGCAAGGCGCTGGTCAATGCGTACTACCGCAGCGCCGAGCAACTGGGCGTGCAGGTCCGCTACGAGGCGCCCGTGGAGCGCATCGAGATGGACGGCCGCCGCTTCGTTGCCGCCCACCTGGCGAGCGGCGAGCGCATTGCCGCCAAGAGTTGCGTGCTGGCCGCCGGCGGCTTTGAATCGAACCGCGAATGGCTGCGCGAAGCCTGGGGCCAGAACGAGCGCGGCGAGTGGCCGGCCGACAACTTCCTGATCCGCGGCACGGCCTACAACAAGGGCGTGTTGCTCAAGCACCTGCTGGACGACCATGGCGCCGACCGCATCGGCGACCCCACGCAGGCGCACATGGTGGCCATCGACGCGCGCGCGCCGCTGTACGACGGCGGCATCTGCACACGCATCGACTGCGTGTCGCTGGGCGTGGTGGTCAACCGCCATGGCGAGCGTTTCTACGACGAGGGCGAGGACTTCTGGCCCAAACGCTATGCCATCTGGGGCCGCCTGGTGGCGCAGCAGCCGGGGCAGATCGGCTACTCCATCATCGACAGCAAGGCGATTGGCCGCTTCATGCCGCCCGTGTTTCCGGGCGTCAAGGCCGATACCCTGCCCGAGCTGGCGCAGAAGCTTGGCCTGCCCGTGGACACGTTCACGCACACGCTCGATGCCTACAACGCCGCCTGCCGCGTGGGCCGGTTTGACCACACGACGCTGGACGACTGCCACACCGAAGGCGTGGCGCCCGCCAAGACGCACTGGGCCCGGCCCATCGACACCGGGCCGTTCTACGGCTATGCGCTCAAGCCTGGCGTCACCTTCACCTACCTGGGCCTGCACACCGACGACACGGCTGCGGTGCGCTTCAACAACCAGCCCAGCCCCAACCTGTTTGTGGCCGGCGAAATGATGGCCGGCAACGTGCTTGGCAAGGGCTACACCGCCGGCGTGGGCATGAGCATTGGCACCGCGTTTGGCCGCATTGCGGGCACGCAGGCAGCTTTGGCCTCCAAACGCCCGGTAGCGCTAGTCGAAAATGCCTCAAACGCTACAAAACAAGGAGCAAACCATGCAAACGCTTGA
- a CDS encoding GNAT family N-acetyltransferase yields the protein MSVVVRPLALSDLADLLAVQLACYGEGFVESGEVFARRLASPANCSLVLEQGGTVCAYLAAYRSVRGKVTPLHGDFEATAQPDTLYLHDMAVLPTHAGQGLAHALLQPLWAQARAEGLLHSALVSVQGSQAYWQRQGYALHPLQNAAQQARLASYGDGAVYMARAL from the coding sequence ATGTCCGTGGTGGTGCGCCCGCTGGCGCTGAGCGATCTGGCCGACCTGCTGGCCGTGCAACTGGCCTGTTATGGCGAGGGTTTTGTGGAAAGTGGCGAGGTGTTTGCCCGCCGCCTCGCCAGCCCCGCCAATTGCTCGCTGGTGCTGGAGCAGGGCGGCACCGTGTGCGCTTACCTGGCGGCCTACCGCAGCGTGCGTGGCAAGGTCACCCCGCTGCATGGCGACTTTGAAGCCACCGCCCAGCCCGACACGCTGTACCTGCACGACATGGCGGTGCTGCCCACCCATGCGGGGCAAGGCCTGGCCCATGCGCTGCTGCAGCCCCTGTGGGCGCAGGCCCGCGCAGAAGGGCTGCTACACAGCGCGCTGGTCTCGGTGCAGGGCTCGCAGGCCTACTGGCAGCGGCAGGGCTACGCGCTGCACCCCTTGCAGAACGCCGCCCAGCAGGCCCGCCTGGCCAGCTACGGCGACGGCGCCGTGTACATGGCGCGAGCGCTGTAG
- a CDS encoding riboflavin synthase subunit alpha translates to MFTGIVQATAGIAAIHDRAGLRTFTLDFPEGFCQDLAIGASVATDGVCLTVTEILSPTQANFDVMLQSLNITTLGSYAQGDRVNVERAAKDGAEIGGHPLSGHVDFTGVLIERREFDNNLVWRVAVPEAFRRYIFAKGYIAIHGASLTVAEVNRQEGWFEIWMIPETRRATVFENKKVGDRLNIEIERSTQVVVDTVREAVQESLGRLQPVLEALLKEKGLSLDDFVQAPVLPH, encoded by the coding sequence ATGTTCACAGGCATCGTCCAAGCCACGGCAGGCATTGCCGCCATCCACGACCGCGCAGGGCTGCGCACGTTCACGCTCGATTTCCCCGAGGGCTTCTGCCAGGACCTGGCCATTGGCGCCAGCGTGGCCACCGATGGCGTGTGCCTCACCGTCACCGAGATCCTGTCGCCCACGCAGGCCAACTTCGACGTGATGCTGCAGAGCCTGAACATCACCACGCTGGGCAGCTACGCGCAGGGCGACCGCGTGAACGTGGAGCGCGCGGCCAAGGACGGCGCCGAGATCGGCGGCCACCCGCTGTCGGGCCATGTGGACTTCACCGGCGTGCTCATCGAGCGCCGCGAGTTCGACAACAACCTGGTGTGGCGCGTGGCCGTGCCCGAGGCGTTTCGCCGCTACATCTTTGCCAAGGGCTACATCGCCATCCACGGCGCTAGCCTCACGGTGGCCGAGGTGAACCGGCAAGAGGGCTGGTTCGAGATCTGGATGATCCCCGAGACCCGCCGCGCCACGGTGTTTGAAAACAAAAAAGTGGGCGACCGCCTGAACATCGAGATCGAGCGCAGCACTCAGGTGGTGGTGGACACCGTGCGCGAGGCCGTGCAGGAGAGCCTGGGCCGCCTGCAGCCGGTGCTGGAGGCGCTGCTGAAAGAAAAGGGTCTGTCGCTCGACGACTTTGTGCAGGCCCCGGTGCTGCCGCACTGA
- a CDS encoding tripartite tricarboxylate transporter substrate binding protein, with product MKKRTLLMSALALATAAATLSGAAHAQDFPPKKPVTLVVGFAAGGAADAAARLIAKKLGENIGQSVVVDNKGGAGGNIAHQFVANAPADGSVLLLGSVGPLTIAPHLMKVNYDPFKDLAAVSGGVNFPNVLVVHKGAGVKTLAEFVQLSKKKPGSVDFASTGAGSASHLAGELFNQRAGIDMTHVPYKGGAPALQDLLGERVTSYFAAPPTALPHIEAGKLIPLATTGLTRPSYMPNIPTVAEAGYPGFEALNWYAFVAPGKTPAPLLDRWNQEIVKVLNDPSVKEALNKHGLTPQPTTRAELTAFMKKESTQWATIIKERKLTAD from the coding sequence ATGAAAAAACGCACCCTCTTGATGAGCGCGCTGGCACTCGCCACCGCTGCCGCGACGCTGTCTGGCGCAGCCCACGCGCAGGATTTCCCGCCCAAGAAGCCCGTCACGCTGGTCGTGGGCTTTGCCGCAGGCGGCGCGGCGGATGCGGCGGCGCGCCTCATCGCCAAGAAGCTGGGCGAGAACATCGGCCAGTCGGTGGTGGTGGACAACAAGGGCGGCGCGGGCGGCAACATTGCCCACCAGTTCGTGGCCAATGCGCCCGCCGATGGCTCGGTGCTGCTGCTCGGTTCGGTGGGGCCGCTGACCATTGCGCCGCACCTGATGAAGGTGAACTACGACCCCTTCAAGGACCTGGCCGCGGTGTCAGGCGGGGTAAATTTTCCGAACGTTCTGGTGGTGCACAAGGGTGCGGGCGTGAAAACGCTGGCCGAGTTTGTGCAGCTGTCCAAGAAGAAGCCCGGCAGCGTGGACTTTGCCTCCACCGGCGCGGGCTCGGCATCGCACCTGGCGGGTGAACTGTTCAACCAGCGCGCGGGCATCGACATGACCCACGTGCCCTACAAGGGCGGCGCTCCCGCGCTGCAAGACCTGCTGGGCGAGCGCGTGACCTCGTACTTCGCCGCACCGCCCACCGCGCTGCCGCACATCGAGGCCGGCAAGCTCATTCCCCTGGCCACCACCGGGCTCACGCGGCCCTCGTACATGCCCAACATCCCCACCGTGGCCGAGGCGGGCTACCCGGGGTTTGAAGCGCTCAACTGGTACGCCTTTGTGGCCCCCGGCAAGACGCCTGCGCCGCTGCTGGACCGCTGGAACCAGGAGATCGTGAAGGTGCTGAACGACCCAAGCGTGAAGGAGGCACTGAACAAGCACGGCCTCACGCCGCAGCCCACCACACGCGCCGAGCTGACCGCCTTCATGAAGAAGGAATCTACGCAGTGGGCCACCATCATCAAGGAACGCAAGCTGACCGCGGACTGA
- a CDS encoding two-component system response regulator, with the protein MTPALDQRPRLLLVDDEPTNLQVLRHILQADYRLLFATDGERALQVAREQRPDLVLLDIMMPNLDGYTVCRALKADAATASIPVIFITALTDSQDETAGFDAGAVDYITKPVSPPVVRARVRTHLSLVRMDELRETRLQIVQRLGRAAEYKDNETGMHVIRMSHFAQLLALAAGHSPAWAEDLLNAAPMHDVGKIGIPDAVLRKPGPLDADEWDTMRRHPEIGAEIIGEHPSGVLQLAREIALAHHEKWDGSGYPRGLAGEAIPVSARIVAVADVFDALTTRRPYKEPWPVQDALDHIAAQAGKHFDPALVALFAPLLPQLLEIRARWAD; encoded by the coding sequence ATGACCCCGGCCCTTGACCAGCGGCCCCGCCTGTTGCTGGTGGACGACGAGCCCACCAACCTGCAGGTGCTGCGCCACATCCTGCAGGCCGACTATCGCCTGTTGTTTGCCACCGACGGCGAGCGCGCGCTGCAGGTGGCGCGCGAGCAGCGGCCCGATCTGGTGCTGCTCGACATCATGATGCCGAACCTGGATGGCTACACCGTGTGCCGCGCGCTCAAGGCCGATGCCGCCACGGCCTCGATCCCGGTGATCTTCATCACCGCCCTCACCGACAGCCAGGACGAAACCGCCGGGTTTGACGCAGGCGCGGTGGACTACATCACCAAGCCCGTCAGCCCGCCCGTGGTGCGCGCGCGGGTGCGCACCCACCTGTCGCTGGTGCGCATGGACGAGCTGCGCGAAACCCGCCTGCAGATCGTGCAGCGCCTGGGCCGCGCAGCCGAGTACAAGGACAACGAAACCGGCATGCATGTGATCCGCATGAGCCACTTTGCCCAGCTGCTGGCACTGGCTGCCGGCCACAGCCCGGCCTGGGCCGAAGACCTGCTCAACGCCGCACCCATGCATGACGTGGGCAAGATCGGCATCCCCGACGCCGTGCTGCGCAAGCCTGGCCCGCTGGACGCCGACGAGTGGGACACCATGCGTCGCCACCCCGAGATCGGCGCCGAGATCATCGGCGAGCACCCGTCCGGCGTGCTGCAGCTGGCCCGCGAGATTGCGCTGGCCCACCACGAAAAGTGGGACGGCAGCGGCTACCCGCGTGGGCTGGCAGGCGAGGCCATCCCGGTGTCGGCGCGCATCGTGGCCGTGGCCGATGTGTTCGATGCCCTCACCACCCGCCGCCCCTACAAGGAGCCCTGGCCCGTGCAGGACGCGCTGGACCACATTGCAGCGCAGGCGGGCAAACACTTCGACCCCGCCCTGGTGGCGCTGTTCGCCCCGCTGCTGCCGCAGCTGCTCGAGATCCGCGCCCGCTGGGCCGACTGA
- a CDS encoding FAD-dependent oxidoreductase → MTPWTLQRRQFVAGAAALATAALGGCDRAMPPLEGGFTGIDMARGHQLREWLARGTWPEPAVVRRAQIIIAGGGVAGLAAARALRTAGVQDFALLELEDTAGGNSRGTAVNGLACPQGAHYLPVPGGDAREVQDLLEELGLRQRVAGRWQYDERHLCHSPQERLYFEGEWQEGLLPVQGVGEATLAQYRRFAQAVERESKAARFAMPALKLWTAKRPLAPSQQALDAVTFAAWLAQEGLDDAHLRWYLDYCCRDDYGAGADRVSAWAGIHYFASRHGFHAPGEAVDEARESVLTWPEGNGWITRRLAEPLANTTNGGGQLRTGTSVLRITEGRHGVEVDAFNHATDSVERWQAPRCIVALPVFVAARVVQNPPAFLTGAAQRLSWAPWLVANIHIQSPLTDRPGAAPAWDNVLYADPTAGGLGYVNAGHQRLDTRATLAGPTVLTYYQALGDRADGRQQLATQPWQHWADAALAALAVPHPDLRQRATRVDITRYGHAMSIPTPSLQQFLSQIGLERRSFMPKVLSNGERAAWLPTPTTARLAFAHADWSGYSVFEEAFTRGHGAGLVAAAG, encoded by the coding sequence ATGACCCCCTGGACCTTGCAGCGCCGCCAGTTTGTGGCGGGCGCTGCCGCCCTGGCCACGGCGGCGCTGGGCGGGTGCGACCGCGCCATGCCGCCGCTGGAAGGCGGCTTCACCGGCATCGACATGGCGCGCGGCCACCAGCTGCGCGAGTGGCTGGCGCGTGGCACCTGGCCCGAGCCCGCCGTGGTGCGGCGCGCGCAGATCATCATCGCGGGCGGTGGTGTGGCGGGGCTGGCCGCTGCGCGCGCGTTGCGCACGGCGGGCGTGCAGGACTTTGCGCTGCTGGAACTGGAAGACACCGCAGGCGGCAACAGCCGGGGCACCGCCGTAAATGGCCTGGCCTGCCCGCAGGGCGCGCACTACCTGCCCGTGCCCGGCGGCGACGCGCGCGAGGTGCAGGACCTGCTGGAAGAACTGGGCCTGCGCCAGCGCGTGGCCGGGCGCTGGCAGTACGACGAACGCCACCTGTGCCACAGCCCGCAGGAGCGCCTGTACTTCGAGGGCGAGTGGCAGGAGGGCCTGCTGCCCGTGCAGGGCGTGGGCGAGGCCACGCTGGCGCAGTACCGCCGCTTTGCGCAGGCGGTGGAGCGTGAGTCGAAGGCCGCGCGGTTTGCCATGCCCGCACTCAAGCTGTGGACCGCCAAGCGCCCGCTGGCACCCAGCCAGCAGGCACTGGATGCGGTGACGTTTGCTGCCTGGCTGGCGCAGGAAGGGCTGGACGATGCCCACCTGCGCTGGTACCTGGACTACTGCTGCCGCGACGACTACGGCGCCGGGGCCGACCGCGTCTCGGCCTGGGCGGGCATCCACTACTTTGCCAGCCGCCACGGTTTTCACGCGCCCGGCGAGGCTGTGGACGAAGCCCGCGAGAGCGTACTCACCTGGCCCGAGGGCAATGGCTGGATCACCCGGCGCCTGGCCGAGCCGCTGGCCAACACGACCAACGGCGGCGGCCAGCTGCGCACTGGCACCAGTGTGCTGCGCATCACCGAAGGCCGCCACGGCGTGGAGGTAGATGCGTTCAACCACGCCACCGACAGCGTGGAGCGCTGGCAGGCGCCACGCTGCATCGTGGCGCTGCCCGTCTTCGTGGCGGCGCGTGTGGTGCAGAACCCGCCCGCCTTCCTCACCGGGGCGGCCCAGCGCCTGTCGTGGGCGCCCTGGCTGGTGGCCAACATCCACATCCAAAGCCCGCTCACCGACCGCCCCGGCGCTGCGCCGGCCTGGGACAACGTCCTGTACGCCGACCCTACGGCGGGCGGCCTGGGCTATGTGAACGCCGGCCACCAGCGCCTGGACACCCGCGCCACGCTGGCCGGGCCCACCGTGCTTACCTACTACCAGGCACTGGGCGACCGGGCGGACGGCCGCCAGCAGTTGGCCACCCAGCCCTGGCAGCACTGGGCCGACGCCGCCCTGGCCGCCCTGGCCGTGCCGCACCCAGACCTGCGCCAGCGCGCCACGCGCGTGGACATCACCCGCTACGGGCACGCCATGTCCATCCCCACACCGAGTTTGCAGCAGTTTTTGAGTCAAATCGGCCTGGAGCGCAGGTCTTTCATGCCCAAGGTGCTATCAAATGGTGAGCGTGCCGCCTGGTTGCCCACGCCCACCACCGCACGGCTGGCGTTTGCGCATGCCGACTGGTCGGGGTATTCGGTGTTTGAAGAGGCCTTCACGCGTGGGCACGGCGCGGGGCTGGTGGCCGCCGCCGGTTGA
- a CDS encoding esterase-like activity of phytase family protein, whose amino-acid sequence MSRLSLIATCAALLCAAPAIAQQAYPATLAGHAVLPALTVIAAPKDAPQDLQVAGKFTTPRRVDAVGSVMGQSGGRDTGVSLPFQGQPLQGHSGIKRMADGSFWILTDNGAGSKANSPDFMLHLSHYTVDFQSGKFNRLKTIFLHDPDKKIPFRITHEGTDKRYLTGADFDPESFQFAGGALWIGEEFGPFLIKADLNGKVLAVFETQVDGKVVRSPDAPGVLMPGAPDAKPTPFEVKRSKGYEGMASSKDGSKLYALLEGALWNDGAKAYENVGGKQYLRVLEFDVKTEQWTGRHWKYVLEANHHAIGDFNMIDNTTGLIIERDNGEGTADKACAEGQKRTDCFHDLAKFKRIYKVELSDANVGGEIRKVGYIDLMNIQDPKRLARKPLNNGVLTFPFFTIENVDIVDSTHIVVGNDNNLPFSSSRDPNKADDNELVLLEVGELLRAK is encoded by the coding sequence ATGTCCCGACTGTCTCTGATTGCCACCTGCGCCGCGCTGCTGTGCGCCGCCCCCGCCATAGCCCAGCAGGCCTACCCGGCCACCCTGGCCGGCCACGCCGTGCTACCCGCCCTCACCGTGATTGCTGCGCCCAAAGACGCGCCGCAAGACCTGCAGGTGGCTGGCAAGTTCACCACCCCCCGCCGTGTGGACGCCGTGGGCAGCGTGATGGGCCAGTCGGGTGGCCGTGACACGGGTGTGTCGCTGCCCTTCCAGGGCCAACCCCTTCAGGGCCACTCGGGCATCAAGCGCATGGCCGACGGCTCGTTCTGGATCCTCACCGACAACGGCGCCGGCTCCAAGGCCAACTCGCCCGACTTCATGCTGCACCTGAGCCACTACACCGTGGACTTCCAAAGCGGCAAGTTCAACCGTCTCAAGACCATCTTCCTGCACGACCCCGACAAGAAGATCCCCTTCCGCATCACCCACGAAGGCACCGACAAGCGCTACCTGACCGGCGCCGACTTCGACCCCGAGAGCTTCCAGTTCGCCGGTGGCGCACTGTGGATCGGTGAAGAGTTTGGCCCCTTTCTCATCAAGGCCGACCTGAACGGCAAGGTGCTGGCCGTGTTCGAGACCCAGGTGGACGGCAAGGTCGTGCGCTCGCCCGATGCGCCCGGCGTGCTGATGCCCGGCGCCCCCGACGCCAAGCCCACGCCCTTTGAAGTCAAACGCTCCAAGGGCTATGAAGGCATGGCCTCCAGCAAGGACGGCAGCAAGCTCTATGCGCTGCTCGAAGGCGCGCTGTGGAACGACGGCGCCAAGGCGTACGAAAACGTGGGCGGCAAGCAGTACCTGCGCGTGCTCGAATTTGATGTGAAGACCGAGCAATGGACCGGCCGCCACTGGAAGTACGTGCTGGAGGCCAACCACCACGCCATTGGCGACTTCAACATGATCGACAACACGACCGGTTTGATCATCGAGCGCGACAACGGCGAAGGCACGGCCGACAAAGCCTGCGCCGAAGGCCAGAAGCGCACGGACTGCTTCCACGACTTGGCCAAGTTCAAGCGCATCTACAAAGTCGAGCTGAGCGACGCCAACGTGGGCGGCGAGATCCGCAAGGTGGGCTACATCGACCTCATGAACATCCAGGACCCCAAGCGCCTGGCCAGGAAGCCGCTGAACAACGGCGTGCTCACCTTCCCGTTCTTCACCATCGAGAACGTGGACATCGTGGACAGCACGCACATCGTGGTGGGCAATGACAACAACCTGCCCTTCAGCAGCAGCCGCGACCCCAACAAGGCGGATGACAACGAGCTGGTGCTGCTCGAAGTGGGCGAGTTGCTCCGGGCCAAGTAA
- the tcuB gene encoding tricarballylate utilization 4Fe-4S protein TcuB codes for MQTLEALTRDARALANGDIVLSAPETEVARQLQICNACRYCEGFCAVFPAMTRRLEFSKADIHFIANLCHNCGACLHACQYAPPHEFAVNIPQAMAQVRGQTYADYAWPPALGQLYQRNGLTLALALVAGLTLFLLLAVALHGQGIAALWQAPVGGFYGIFPHNLLVGLFAPVFLFAVLALGLGVRRFWRDVTPATSGAPLSAPATAEATDAVLRLKYLDGGHGDGCHNEDDAYTLSRRRMHHLTFYGFMLCFAATSVATLYHYLLGAPAPYDLPSLPKLLGGVGGISLAMGTAGLWRLNLRRHPQHGDAAQKPMDRAFIALLFLTATSGLALWAVRGTAALPPLLCLHLGAVMALFATMPYGKFAHGIFRTASLLRHAVEKRQPNPIGLGSD; via the coding sequence ATGCAAACGCTTGAGGCCCTGACGCGCGACGCCCGGGCGCTGGCGAACGGCGACATCGTGCTCTCTGCGCCCGAAACCGAAGTGGCGCGCCAGCTGCAGATCTGCAACGCCTGCCGCTACTGTGAAGGCTTTTGCGCCGTTTTCCCGGCCATGACGCGGCGGCTGGAGTTCAGCAAGGCCGACATCCACTTCATCGCCAACCTGTGCCACAACTGCGGCGCCTGCCTGCACGCGTGCCAGTACGCGCCGCCGCACGAGTTTGCGGTGAACATCCCCCAGGCCATGGCCCAGGTGCGCGGCCAGACCTATGCCGACTACGCCTGGCCGCCCGCGCTGGGCCAGCTCTACCAGCGCAACGGCCTCACGTTGGCGCTGGCGCTGGTCGCAGGGCTCACGCTGTTCCTGCTGCTGGCCGTTGCACTGCATGGCCAGGGCATCGCCGCGCTGTGGCAGGCCCCCGTGGGCGGCTTCTACGGCATCTTCCCGCACAACCTGCTGGTGGGCCTGTTCGCACCCGTCTTTCTGTTTGCCGTGCTGGCGCTGGGCCTGGGCGTGCGCCGCTTCTGGCGCGATGTGACGCCCGCCACCAGCGGCGCGCCGCTGAGCGCCCCCGCCACGGCCGAGGCCACCGACGCCGTTCTGCGCCTCAAATACCTGGACGGCGGCCACGGCGACGGCTGCCACAACGAGGACGATGCCTACACCCTGTCGCGCAGGCGCATGCACCACCTCACGTTCTACGGGTTCATGCTGTGTTTTGCGGCCACCAGCGTGGCCACGCTGTACCACTACCTGCTGGGCGCGCCCGCACCGTACGACCTGCCCAGCCTGCCCAAGCTGCTGGGCGGCGTGGGTGGCATCAGCCTGGCGATGGGCACCGCAGGCCTGTGGCGGCTGAACCTGCGCCGCCACCCGCAACACGGCGACGCCGCGCAAAAGCCCATGGACCGCGCCTTCATTGCCCTGCTGTTCCTCACCGCCACCAGCGGCCTGGCCTTGTGGGCCGTGCGCGGCACCGCCGCCCTGCCGCCGCTGCTGTGCCTGCACCTGGGCGCGGTGATGGCACTGTTTGCCACCATGCCCTACGGCAAGTTTGCGCACGGCATCTTCCGCACCGCATCGCTGCTGCGCCATGCGGTGGAAAAGCGCCAGCCCAACCCCATCGGCCTCGGTTCCGATTGA